CGATCTCAAGCTGATACGGTCATTTGATCCAACAGCGGAGGAAACGCTGTTCTATCCGCACTTAGTCGGCGGGTAGAACCGTCCAGCATCAAAGATGTTTTTGTTCGGACGTAACGTCGCCCAGGGCGCGCGTCTGCGTGCCCTGCGTGCCCTCTATCGGAGCTTCAACGAGCACAATGGCCCGGAAGCGCGTGCACGTCGTCTTTTGCGGGAATGGCTATCTCCAGAACAGCGCGCGCAATTTGATGCCAATGGCTTTTTTGAAGTCGCTGGTTCTCTTACTGGCCGTCGATACCGAATTTATCAGGGCACGATGAGTAATGTTTTGGAGCTGGATGAACAGTTGGAGCCTAAGGTGGGGTGGTGCTTCCTCCCCGAACGGGCGTTGGCAGTTGGCGATGTGATGCTCGCCCAGAAGATCGCACTCGAAACTGACGAAGCCGCAGTTCTCGCGATCGCGAAGTCGTTTTCTCCGAGACTGCCGTTTGTGCCCCGAGCAGTGCGGCGCGGTCACTAGAGCTGATCATGGGCGGGGCCGTCGCTTGTGACGGCGGCGACCCCTCGCCGCGAAGGCGCCGTTACGCGAGACGCGGACCACTTCGCGACTGCATCCAGCATGGGCGCTGGGCCCGATCGACGCAAGATCGTCCGTGCGTTAGTGTTACTTGAACCGCGGCCTAACTACGTTCGGCCGCTTCGTGGATCGGCCGCGTGAGACCATTTCCTCGACAGCTCGCAGCATCCGAGCGGATTCAGACTGAAGATGTCGAGTGTGCGCCGCATCTTTTGGCTCTAAGAATCTCGACGAGGAAGCGGTTCAATCGCGATGTGACGAGACGATTGTCAGAGTCTTGCGAGCGCAACGCCGTGATCTCTCCTCGTGTCTCGACTAAATCGAGCGGGTGATCATCCGGATCATTCGTCAAACCGGGGCTCGCGCTATCCGTAGCAAAAACGCGAAACCGACGCGCCGAATGTGACGGCGCGCCGACTTCGCCATTGATGGACCCGGACGGGGGCAATGTCCTGTGTTCAGCCTAGCGTCGCCGGAGGCCGGGTCAACCTAAGTCGCGAATTAAGCTTGATGTCGGGGCTGCAGGTTGAATGCCGGAACCCGAAATCGCAGACGGCGAAGCCTGCAGACAATCGGACGTTGGCTGCTGTGGCACGGGATGGTTCTGTTCCTATTGGGGTTGCTGACCGGCTTGCCGAACAAAGCTTCTCGAACAGGAGGGTGGGCTTGCGGCGCACCTCTAGGGCGTCAGGAACGGGACTTTCCTTTGGGGCTGGGGTGCTGTTGGACGCAGGTTCGACTATCCGCCGCGCTTGAGCGCGGCACGTTCGCAGCGTTGGTGGCGGGGACATAACGCAATTGGGCGACGACAACGCTCGCCGCTGTGACCGGCACAGCCGCACTCTCACCCATCACAGCCGCGGGTCGAGGTGCGCCGGCCTGGCAAGTGATGCTGGTGACGACCGGCTTCGTGTGGGTCGGCATCCTGAGGCTGGCCAGCTCTTGCATCGTGCTCTGGGGGCTGAGGCGATGAGGTGGGCAGAAAACAACCAGGATCTTCTGTCGGAGGTACCGTACCCGTGCGACGATCGGTTGGTAGTCCTGTTCGGGCCCATGTGGATCCGACCTGCTTTGCAACGCACGCGAGCGTGGCTCGCTTCCGGATCTCCTGCTATACGGCAGCAACCCAGTTACGTAGGCCCTCGATCGTGCGAAAGCCGTCGGCGGCGTAGCAGCGCATGTCCGGCTGAGATGCTAGCATCATCTCCGCCAGCGCGTGTCCGGGCCCGAGGTCTAGTACCTCGGTGACGCCCAGCTCTGTAAGCGCGTCCAGGGTTGCCGCCCAATCAATAGGATGGGCGACCTGGTTTGCCAGCTTCACCGTCGCGCCCGCGACCGAGAAGATGCGTTCGCCGTCACCGCCGGCAAGTAAGACGCGATGGTTTGCGACGGCCGCGTCCCTGTTGACATCGAGTGCCTGTTGCAGAGGTCGGCAGGCCTGCGCGAGCCTTGTCGTATGCGACGCGATTTTGACGGCCAGAAGCCCCGTTCGCGCTCCTTTCCGGGCAGCCTCGTCGCAGAGCGCAATGACCTCCCGCTCCACGCCTCCGATCACGAAAAGAAGGTCCGGATTCCTGATCGCGATCTCGCAGCGGTGTTTTGCAAGGAGAGGTTCAATCGTAGCCCGGTCGAGCCCGCGGATGTAACCCAGGCGACCGGTGGGCCCCGCTGCGTTCTCCATCAGCCGGGCACGAATATTGGTAAGCCGCAACGCTTCTTCGGCAGTCCAGATTCCCGCGATACTCCAGGCCGCCATCTCGCCGACGCTATACCCGGTGACAGCGGTCTCTTCGGTCAACAGGTCAGCGATGCAGGCGTGGGTCGCGAGAGCCGATGTGACGGTCAGGATCTGGCTGGCATAATTCTCGGACAGTTGCTCGGGGCTGCGCGTCCGAACGAATTCTCGCGGGTCCTCACCGAGCCAAGCCGCCGCCGCCGTGAAGATTGACTCCGCGGCAGGCTGGTGCGCGACAAGATCAAAGATCTTGTCCGAAAGCGCACCTTGTCCGCCGCAGAGCAGTGCTAACATCCGCGATCTATCCGATCGACGAATAGCGCCATGGCCAGCAGGTCTGCGGAGCCGCCGGGACTGAGATTGCGGGTCAGGAACGCTTGGTGGATGTCGGCGGCACGCCTGCGCCATTCCGGCGATCCAACACCGCCGGCGGCAAGGAACGCTGACGCGCTGGCTTGCGCGAAGCACAGTCCCTCCGGCCCGCCTCGATGCAGGAGGTTGGTGTCGGTGACGCTACTAATCAAGCTCATGCACGTCTGAACGCGAGCGGCTTCCTCGTCATGAGGCGCAAGCTCGCGCGCTGCCTGCAGCGCGGGTAGGGCGATGTCGTAGACAGACGGGAATCCGTCGGCGGCTTCCCCTCTGGCGCCCCCGGCGCCATAGCGCCGCGCGGCCACAGCGCCGTGGCTGCGCAGCGATACCGGGCCAGATAGGATGTCCTCGCCCCAACGCTCCGAAACCAGCCGGCCAAGAGATTTGCGAATGCCGACGGCACTCCGATAGCCGGCCGCGGCGCAGAGCAGGCCCAGTCCGAAAATCGCGCCGCGATGGGTGTTGACGCCGGAGGTCGCAGCCATCATCGCGCGCTCCGCGGCAACCCCGATGGCGCGCAGCCGGTTCATGCCCGCACCTGCGGCGCCCGCGAGGGCGAGATCGCTGAAGAAAGGCATCAAG
This genomic window from Bradyrhizobium sp. 4 contains:
- a CDS encoding acyltransferase domain-containing protein, with the protein product MLALLCGGQGALSDKIFDLVAHQPAAESIFTAAAAWLGEDPREFVRTRSPEQLSENYASQILTVTSALATHACIADLLTEETAVTGYSVGEMAAWSIAGIWTAEEALRLTNIRARLMENAAGPTGRLGYIRGLDRATIEPLLAKHRCEIAIRNPDLLFVIGGVEREVIALCDEAARKGARTGLLAVKIASHTTRLAQACRPLQQALDVNRDAAVANHRVLLAGGDGERIFSVAGATVKLANQVAHPIDWAATLDALTELGVTEVLDLGPGHALAEMMLASQPDMRCYAADGFRTIEGLRNWVAAV
- the mdcB gene encoding triphosphoribosyl-dephospho-CoA synthase MdcB encodes the protein MTIALRWQSQPGGALDAEQLGHLASLCLKLEVKTYPKPGLVSHVDNGAHRDMDAGLLCLSAETLMPFFSDLALAGAAGAGMNRLRAIGVAAERAMMAATSGVNTHRGAIFGLGLLCAAAGYRSAVGIRKSLGRLVSERWGEDILSGPVSLRSHGAVAARRYGAGGARGEAADGFPSVYDIALPALQAARELAPHDEEAARVQTCMSLISSVTDTNLLHRGGPEGLCFAQASASAFLAAGGVGSPEWRRRAADIHQAFLTRNLSPGGSADLLAMALFVDRIDRGC